The DNA region GAGTTTTTGGTGCTCTTGCCGAGAACCTCCCCGGAAGAGAGCCAGGAAATCTGCCAAAAGATTCGTCACAATGCCCAGAGCGTGTACATCCACGATGTTCCGCTCTCTTTGGCCCTGGGTCTTGCAACCCGGGAAAGGGACGGAGAGAACCTGATGGCAGTCCTGCGCAGGGCCGAGGACGAGATGTATCGGGAGAAACTGGCCGAAACCCGGAGCTCCCGCAGTGCCATCATCAGTGCCCTCTTGAAAGCCCTGGAGGCGAAAAGCTACGAAACTGAGGTGCACACCCGGCGCATGGAGGAAGTGGGCCTGGCGATTGCCACAAGGCTTGGGCTCCCCGAGTCGGAGAAGCATCGTCTGAAAATTGCCATTATGCTCCACGACATCGGGAAGATCGTCCTTCCTGAGGAACTCCTGCGCAAGCCCGGGCCCCTCACTCCGGAAGAGTGGGCCCTCATCAAGACCCATCCTGAGTTCGGGTACCGTATCGTCCGCGCCACTCCCGAATTCGCCCACGTGGCCGAGGAGGTCTGGTCCCACCACGAGCGCTTCGACGGCACCG from Candidatus Caldatribacterium sp. includes:
- a CDS encoding HD domain-containing protein; protein product: MPRTSPEESQEICQKIRHNAQSVYIHDVPLSLALGLATRERDGENLMAVLRRAEDEMYREKLAETRSSRSAIISALLKALEAKSYETEVHTRRMEEVGLAIATRLGLPESEKHRLKIAIMLHDIGKIVLPEELLRKPGPLTPEEWALIKTHPEFGYRIVRATPEFAHVAEEVWSHHERFDGTGYPRGLRGEEIPLLARIIALADAYEVMRYGRPYKQALPEERIMAELKRCAGTQFDPQLVAIFLSILEEKNRR